The Desulfovibrio subterraneus genome has a segment encoding these proteins:
- the carA gene encoding glutamine-hydrolyzing carbamoyl-phosphate synthase small subunit, with amino-acid sequence MKAILALEDGFVLEGRSFTGAGEAGGEVIFNTGMTGYQEILTDPSYTGQMVCMTYPLIGNYGITKEDLESGKVHCAALIVKECCKEPSNWRSVESLPEYLKRYGVLGIEGIDTRALTRHIRINGAMRGLISTEELDPAKLVERARQLPSMEGQNLVDVVAPEGPYVWDGEKPQPVTLVNGEHAWKGTGPKIVVYDFGIKWNILRLLAEQGFDMLVVPPSFTAEQVATVKADGVFLSNGPGDPATLKDEIAQITKLVDMLPVAGICLGHQLLGHALGGTTSKLKFGHHGCNHPVKDLQTGRIEISSQNHGFCVELSGDDVEVTHLNLNDNTVEGIAHKTKKVISVQHHPEACPGPNDSHYFFKRFRDMMQEHTGA; translated from the coding sequence ATGAAAGCCATTTTAGCCCTTGAAGACGGCTTCGTACTTGAAGGACGTTCGTTCACCGGTGCCGGTGAGGCGGGCGGCGAAGTTATCTTCAATACCGGCATGACCGGCTATCAGGAAATCCTGACCGACCCCTCGTATACCGGCCAGATGGTCTGCATGACCTATCCGCTCATCGGCAACTACGGCATTACCAAGGAAGACCTCGAATCCGGCAAGGTGCATTGCGCCGCGCTGATCGTGAAGGAGTGCTGCAAAGAGCCCTCCAACTGGCGCTCCGTGGAAAGCCTGCCCGAATACCTCAAGCGGTACGGCGTGCTCGGCATCGAAGGTATCGACACCCGCGCCCTGACCCGCCACATCCGCATCAACGGAGCCATGCGCGGTCTCATCTCCACCGAGGAACTTGATCCTGCCAAGCTCGTGGAGCGCGCGCGCCAGCTGCCTTCCATGGAAGGCCAGAACCTTGTTGACGTTGTGGCCCCCGAAGGCCCCTATGTGTGGGACGGCGAAAAGCCGCAGCCTGTTACGCTGGTCAACGGCGAGCACGCATGGAAGGGCACCGGCCCCAAAATCGTGGTCTATGACTTCGGTATCAAGTGGAACATTCTGCGCCTGCTTGCGGAACAGGGCTTCGACATGCTCGTTGTTCCCCCCAGCTTCACGGCAGAACAGGTTGCCACGGTCAAGGCCGACGGCGTGTTCCTCTCCAACGGCCCCGGCGACCCCGCAACGCTCAAGGATGAAATCGCCCAGATCACCAAGCTGGTCGACATGCTGCCCGTGGCAGGCATATGCCTCGGCCACCAGCTGCTCGGCCATGCGCTTGGCGGCACCACGAGCAAGCTCAAGTTCGGGCACCACGGCTGCAACCACCCCGTAAAGGATCTGCAGACCGGCCGCATCGAAATCTCTTCCCAGAACCACGGCTTCTGTGTGGAACTGAGCGGCGACGATGTGGAAGTCACCCACCTGAACCTGAACGACAACACCGTGGAAGGCATTGCACACAAGACCAAGAAGGTCATTTCCGTGCAGCACCACCCTGAAGCGTGCCCCGGCCCTAACGATAGCCACTATTTCTTCAAGCGCTTCCGTGATATGATGCAGGAGCATACCGGCGCATAG
- the kdsB gene encoding 3-deoxy-manno-octulosonate cytidylyltransferase, with product MSDTVHTIPCYGIIPARYASSRFPGKPLADILGKPMFWHVYNRACMCPHISRVVLATDDERIAAAAREHGVEYVMTSPDHASGTDRVYEAACAMGVEEHAVVVNIQGDEPALNPMMLTELVSPFLDDAAVQVSTLAQSITAADALSPDIVKVVPSANGDALYFSRAAIPFCRDGEPARGYCGHIGLYAFRFGALRRFTGLAPSSLEQTEKLEQLRLLENNIPIRVVMTGHKTHGVDRPEDISIILNMLRETAR from the coding sequence ATGAGCGATACCGTGCATACTATCCCCTGTTACGGCATCATTCCCGCACGATATGCCTCTTCACGCTTTCCGGGAAAACCGCTTGCGGACATTCTCGGCAAGCCCATGTTCTGGCATGTCTACAACCGCGCCTGCATGTGCCCGCACATTTCGCGCGTTGTGCTGGCCACTGATGACGAACGCATTGCCGCGGCTGCACGTGAGCATGGCGTGGAATACGTCATGACCAGCCCCGACCATGCCAGCGGCACGGACAGGGTCTATGAGGCAGCCTGTGCCATGGGCGTGGAAGAACATGCCGTGGTGGTGAACATTCAGGGAGATGAGCCGGCCCTCAATCCCATGATGCTGACCGAGCTGGTCTCTCCGTTCTTGGACGATGCCGCCGTGCAGGTTTCCACGCTGGCGCAGTCCATAACGGCAGCCGATGCCCTGAGTCCGGACATCGTCAAGGTGGTGCCGTCTGCCAACGGCGACGCCCTGTATTTTTCCCGTGCCGCCATTCCCTTCTGCCGCGACGGCGAACCCGCACGCGGTTACTGCGGCCACATAGGACTGTATGCATTTCGTTTCGGCGCGCTGCGACGATTCACCGGGCTTGCTCCCTCTTCGCTGGAGCAGACGGAAAAGCTGGAGCAACTGCGCCTTCTGGAAAACAACATTCCCATCCGGGTTGTCATGACCGGCCACAAAACGCACGGCGTGGACAGACCCGAAGATATTTCCATAATCCTCAACATGCTACGGGAGACAGCCCGATGA
- a CDS encoding flagellar hook protein FlgE codes for MGLTALYTGAGGMKTLSRGMQVVGNNLANVNTLGFKQQMAIYQDLKSVGVASASVNGGGRADGAAVGYAQLGMGVTLAEVRTIHEQGAFDLANETTDIGIGGDGFFGVSKDGVNHYTRAGNFRFDKSGYLVDPHGFRLQGRAFSNDTESSTAGDIQLATDANGLIVMPPQATESVRLITNLGSATDNSTDTDNPFFALAQKWDGTQTPPLGEGAYSYSTTMRVYDANGGAHELNVYFDAVQGASNAGSKRHFEFIVTAPPSQDGRSVSGAGKGLLMSGTLTFGAGNELENMSAFVPGSDPSMLSNWTPASIGAGGLPQLSATFTGAPSQTLTLDFGISDSAAAWNGSATKATDIGNNAANLIGMTTPATSASATTAYSGSSSTLLMKQDGYSEGYLMNLEIGRDGIITGKYSNGESDDLFRISLFRFNSDFGLKREGNNHFSATKESNVAQEGKPDTENYGFIVSNALEQSNVDMAREFVTMITTQRGFQSNSKIITTQDQLIQNAIQMKR; via the coding sequence ATGGGCCTTACGGCATTATACACAGGCGCCGGCGGCATGAAGACCCTTTCGAGGGGCATGCAGGTTGTGGGTAACAACCTTGCCAACGTCAACACGTTGGGCTTCAAGCAGCAGATGGCGATCTATCAGGATCTCAAATCCGTGGGCGTTGCTTCCGCGTCGGTCAACGGCGGCGGGCGGGCGGACGGTGCCGCAGTGGGCTATGCCCAGCTGGGCATGGGCGTCACCCTTGCAGAAGTGCGAACCATCCACGAGCAGGGGGCCTTTGACCTTGCCAATGAGACAACCGACATAGGCATCGGCGGCGACGGCTTCTTCGGCGTCTCCAAAGACGGCGTGAACCATTACACACGTGCGGGCAACTTCCGCTTCGACAAGAGCGGCTACCTTGTTGATCCGCACGGCTTCCGTCTGCAGGGGCGAGCCTTCTCCAACGACACGGAAAGCTCCACAGCAGGCGACATACAGCTTGCCACAGACGCCAACGGCCTTATCGTAATGCCCCCGCAGGCCACGGAATCCGTGCGCCTGATCACAAACCTCGGCTCCGCCACCGACAATTCCACAGATACGGACAACCCCTTCTTCGCCCTTGCCCAGAAATGGGACGGCACCCAGACCCCGCCGCTTGGAGAAGGAGCCTATTCCTATTCCACCACCATGCGCGTGTATGATGCCAACGGCGGTGCGCACGAACTCAATGTCTATTTCGACGCGGTTCAAGGGGCCAGCAATGCAGGTTCCAAACGCCATTTCGAGTTCATTGTCACGGCACCCCCTTCGCAGGACGGCCGTTCGGTCTCGGGCGCAGGAAAGGGCCTGCTCATGTCAGGCACACTGACCTTCGGTGCCGGGAACGAGCTTGAAAACATGTCTGCATTCGTTCCGGGCAGCGATCCTTCCATGCTCAGCAACTGGACGCCAGCAAGCATCGGAGCAGGGGGGCTTCCCCAGCTCTCCGCCACCTTTACCGGCGCCCCGTCGCAGACCCTCACGCTGGATTTCGGCATCAGCGATTCAGCCGCGGCTTGGAACGGTTCCGCCACCAAGGCAACGGACATCGGCAACAATGCGGCCAACCTTATAGGCATGACCACACCAGCCACGTCAGCCTCGGCCACCACAGCCTATTCGGGTTCCTCTTCGACCCTGCTGATGAAGCAGGACGGCTACTCCGAAGGCTACCTGATGAATCTGGAAATCGGACGCGACGGCATCATTACCGGCAAGTACAGCAACGGAGAAAGCGATGACCTTTTCCGCATCTCCCTGTTCCGGTTCAACAGCGATTTCGGCCTGAAGCGCGAAGGTAACAACCATTTCTCCGCCACCAAGGAATCCAACGTGGCGCAGGAAGGCAAGCCGGATACGGAAAACTATGGCTTTATCGTCTCCAATGCGCTTGAACAGTCCAACGTGGACATGGCCCGCGAGTTCGTCACCATGATAACGACCCAGCGCGGCTTCCAGTCCAACAGCAAAATCATCACCACGCAGGACCAGCTCATCCAGAACGCCATTCAGATGAAACGGTAA
- a CDS encoding periplasmic heavy metal sensor, whose product MKTRNIMISTLALAILAIASVSFAGMHGGGHGGGHGPGNGQGMMSNCGGMGGGMGGGMGHGMMGNYVPANLTPEQQTKFIALQDAYYKKTEALRTDMWAKHTELEALSGNDKVDPKYITQLVQDMKEIGTKMRAEREAFETQVEKEVGIKDFRRGYGRNPNCPYADGVAPAAPAAPAN is encoded by the coding sequence ATGAAAACCCGTAACATCATGATTTCCACCCTCGCTCTTGCAATTCTTGCCATCGCTTCTGTTTCTTTCGCCGGCATGCACGGCGGCGGCCACGGCGGTGGTCACGGTCCGGGTAACGGCCAGGGTATGATGAGCAACTGCGGCGGCATGGGTGGCGGCATGGGCGGCGGTATGGGCCACGGCATGATGGGCAACTACGTGCCTGCCAACCTTACCCCCGAGCAGCAGACCAAGTTCATTGCCCTGCAGGACGCCTACTACAAGAAGACTGAAGCCCTGCGCACCGACATGTGGGCCAAGCACACCGAACTTGAAGCCCTTTCCGGCAACGACAAGGTTGACCCCAAGTACATCACCCAGCTCGTTCAGGACATGAAGGAAATCGGCACCAAGATGCGCGCAGAACGCGAAGCCTTTGAAACCCAGGTTGAAAAGGAAGTAGGCATCAAGGATTTCCGCCGCGGATACGGTCGCAACCCCAATTGCCCTTACGCTGACGGCGTTGCCCCCGCAGCTCCCGCAGCTCCTGCAAATTAA
- a CDS encoding ATP-binding protein, translating into MKLHREQRLPGPFASPWLVISGAVILGIIIVAMTLRNFDRDGTQMATILEEKGASLIKALEAGARTGIRNPQGAEMRMQVLVEEMADQPDILFIMVTDHTGRVLAHSEPEKQGEVVFSPEDMSQLEPAKGVSWRIMTKENNRAFVVYRQFMPLQGRDGWWGRVHGDDQQGGTMQQGGAGDSGHSSMMNGRGRGMGRMRHDGHSRELMSFFSTPDMPPPIIYVGMDVTPFEQARDRDARHAMVMAGMLLLLGLAGLISLIWAQSVRRSRQMLRDSQAFSAEIIASLPEGLVLVDGDGRVALVNGKAEEQLGVTYDTVRGKRPEDVLPRAMTEALSVLSREGRMHEAETECLINGGAVIPMSISGARVFGQEGNEGGADAEHLADILILRDLREVRRLQQEVRRKEKLAAVGSLAAGVAHEIRNPLSSIKGYATYFGTRFPEGSEDRAAACIMVQEVDRLNRVITDLIGISRPSDIKRIEADICELARHCVRLLGPDAAAQGIAVSCDCAEGVPHLFVDPDRLSQALLNICLNGMEAMADGGELNMAIDVEDDEYLRIRISDTGHGITPDALARIFDPYFTTKSQGTGLGLAIVHKIIEAHGGVISVVSRTADTCAAASGSAPDEANGAPAGAQGGTTFTILLPLDAQQDA; encoded by the coding sequence ATGAAATTACATAGAGAACAACGCCTGCCCGGGCCTTTTGCCTCTCCGTGGTTAGTTATCAGCGGGGCGGTTATTCTTGGCATTATCATAGTTGCCATGACGTTGCGGAACTTCGACCGTGACGGCACGCAGATGGCCACCATCCTGGAAGAAAAGGGAGCCTCGCTCATCAAGGCTCTGGAGGCCGGTGCGCGTACCGGCATCCGCAATCCTCAGGGGGCGGAAATGCGCATGCAGGTGCTTGTTGAGGAAATGGCTGACCAGCCTGATATCCTCTTTATCATGGTGACGGACCATACAGGCAGGGTGCTTGCGCACAGCGAGCCGGAAAAGCAGGGCGAGGTGGTGTTCTCTCCCGAGGATATGTCACAGCTCGAACCTGCCAAGGGTGTAAGCTGGCGCATCATGACCAAGGAGAACAACCGTGCCTTTGTGGTCTACCGGCAGTTCATGCCCCTGCAGGGGCGCGACGGCTGGTGGGGACGGGTGCACGGCGATGACCAGCAGGGCGGAACCATGCAGCAGGGCGGGGCCGGGGATTCTGGACATTCCTCCATGATGAACGGGCGTGGGCGCGGCATGGGCCGTATGCGTCATGACGGCCACAGCCGGGAGCTGATGAGTTTCTTCTCCACCCCCGACATGCCGCCCCCCATTATATATGTTGGTATGGACGTCACCCCTTTTGAACAGGCCAGAGACCGGGATGCCCGCCATGCCATGGTCATGGCAGGTATGCTGCTTCTGCTGGGGCTTGCAGGACTCATCTCGCTGATATGGGCGCAGAGTGTGCGGCGTTCGCGCCAGATGCTGCGTGATTCGCAGGCCTTTTCCGCCGAGATTATCGCCAGCCTGCCGGAAGGGCTTGTGCTGGTGGATGGTGATGGCCGGGTGGCGCTTGTAAACGGCAAGGCCGAGGAACAGCTCGGCGTGACGTATGACACCGTTCGCGGCAAGCGGCCGGAAGACGTGCTGCCCCGCGCCATGACGGAAGCCCTTTCGGTGCTGTCGCGGGAAGGACGCATGCATGAAGCGGAAACGGAGTGCCTCATCAATGGCGGTGCCGTCATTCCCATGAGCATCAGCGGTGCGCGGGTGTTTGGTCAGGAAGGAAATGAAGGCGGTGCAGATGCCGAGCATCTGGCTGATATCCTGATTCTGCGCGACCTGCGCGAGGTGCGGCGGTTGCAGCAGGAAGTGCGCCGCAAGGAAAAGCTGGCTGCGGTGGGCTCGCTTGCCGCAGGCGTGGCGCATGAGATTCGCAATCCGCTCAGTTCCATCAAGGGCTATGCCACCTATTTCGGCACCCGTTTTCCTGAAGGCAGCGAAGACCGTGCCGCCGCATGCATCATGGTGCAGGAGGTGGACAGACTGAACCGCGTCATCACGGACCTTATCGGTATTTCAAGGCCCTCGGACATCAAACGGATCGAGGCGGATATTTGCGAGCTTGCCCGCCACTGCGTGCGTCTGCTCGGGCCGGACGCTGCCGCACAGGGCATTGCCGTTTCGTGCGATTGTGCAGAAGGGGTGCCCCACCTGTTTGTCGATCCTGACAGGCTCTCGCAGGCGTTGCTGAACATCTGTCTGAACGGGATGGAAGCCATGGCAGACGGCGGCGAGTTGAACATGGCCATTGATGTCGAGGACGACGAGTATCTGCGCATCCGTATTTCAGATACGGGCCACGGCATAACGCCGGACGCGCTGGCACGCATATTCGATCCCTACTTTACGACCAAGAGCCAGGGGACAGGGCTGGGGCTGGCCATTGTGCACAAGATCATTGAAGCGCACGGCGGCGTAATCAGCGTTGTTTCCCGGACTGCAGATACCTGCGCTGCCGCTTCCGGCTCTGCTCCTGACGAGGCAAACGGCGCTCCGGCAGGAGCGCAGGGCGGAACCACCTTCACCATACTGCTGCCGCTCGATGCGCAGCAGGACGCTTGA
- a CDS encoding sigma-54-dependent transcriptional regulator, producing MTMSTILIVDDDTAHRTMLRTLIKGWNYNVEEADDGTVAVEKVRLTPYDAVLMDIRMVKMSGIEALREIKAFNPAIPVLIMTAYSSVETAVEALKIGAYDYLTKPLDFDVLRFTLDRMLDHTRLAVENRTLRERLEGRGAQGMIGKSAPMLELTEMILTVAPTDATVLISGESGTGKELVANAIHVGSERSGKPFVAVNCAALTETLLESELFGHEKGAFTGADKRREGRFMQADGGTLFLDEIGEIPLALQSKLLRALQQGEVQRVGSDTVLHVNVRVIAATNRDLYEEVQAGKFREDLYYRLNVIGLRVPALRERRDDIPLLADFFLRRFAEKNRKAVKGATPQAMDALVRHDWPGNVRELENAMERAVIMTTGEYVTLRELPRNLSDAQINDVPITADGEPALAGLSLDELERRAIMATLKECADNKSEAARRLGITRATLHNKLKRYGME from the coding sequence ATGACCATGAGTACCATTCTGATTGTAGACGACGATACCGCGCACCGCACCATGCTGCGCACGCTGATCAAGGGGTGGAATTACAACGTGGAGGAGGCAGACGACGGCACTGTCGCCGTGGAGAAGGTGCGCCTTACCCCTTATGATGCCGTGCTCATGGACATTCGTATGGTGAAGATGAGCGGCATTGAAGCGCTTCGCGAGATCAAGGCATTCAATCCGGCCATTCCCGTGCTGATAATGACGGCCTATTCGTCTGTGGAAACAGCGGTTGAGGCCCTGAAGATCGGAGCATATGACTATCTGACCAAGCCGCTGGACTTTGATGTGCTCAGGTTCACGCTGGACAGGATGCTCGACCATACCCGCCTTGCGGTGGAAAACCGCACCCTGCGTGAACGGCTTGAAGGCCGGGGGGCGCAGGGCATGATAGGCAAGAGTGCGCCCATGCTGGAGCTGACGGAAATGATCCTCACCGTTGCGCCCACGGACGCCACAGTGCTTATCAGCGGTGAATCCGGTACCGGCAAGGAGCTGGTCGCAAACGCCATTCATGTGGGGAGCGAGCGGTCGGGCAAGCCCTTTGTGGCAGTGAACTGTGCGGCCCTTACTGAGACGCTGCTCGAATCCGAGCTCTTTGGCCATGAAAAGGGGGCCTTTACAGGAGCTGACAAGCGGCGAGAAGGGCGCTTCATGCAGGCTGATGGCGGAACCCTGTTCCTTGACGAGATAGGCGAGATTCCACTGGCCCTGCAATCCAAGCTGCTGCGTGCTCTGCAGCAGGGTGAAGTGCAGCGAGTGGGCAGCGACACGGTTCTTCACGTGAATGTGCGCGTTATTGCGGCCACAAACCGCGATCTGTACGAAGAGGTGCAGGCGGGCAAGTTCCGTGAAGACCTGTATTACAGGCTGAACGTGATCGGGCTGCGCGTGCCTGCACTTCGCGAGCGGCGCGATGATATCCCGCTGCTTGCGGATTTCTTTCTGCGCCGGTTTGCGGAAAAGAACCGCAAGGCCGTGAAGGGGGCAACCCCGCAGGCCATGGACGCGCTTGTGCGGCATGACTGGCCGGGCAACGTGCGTGAGCTGGAAAATGCCATGGAGCGGGCCGTGATCATGACAACCGGCGAGTACGTCACCCTTCGCGAGTTGCCGCGCAATCTTTCTGATGCCCAGATCAACGATGTGCCCATTACGGCGGACGGAGAACCGGCCCTTGCGGGCTTGTCGCTGGATGAACTGGAGCGGCGTGCCATAATGGCCACGCTCAAGGAATGCGCCGACAACAAGAGCGAAGCAGCGCGACGTCTCGGCATTACCCGCGCCACCCTGCATAACAAGCTCAAGCGCTACGGCATGGAGTAG
- the bla gene encoding class A beta-lactamase → MNRIFHAGLVAVAVCLVLLRVNAYAFDSGTLRDAVMMEEKRLGARIGVAVLDTSDGSGFEYKGSERFPINSTHKAFLCGALLQQVDSRILSLADTAVIHEGDLVTYSPVTEKYLAPRAIAYSELCKAAVSYSDNTAANVVVDRIGGVAAFNRFMQSLGDSVTRMDRKEPEINEGIPGDLRDTTTPSAAAASLHAMLFGKVLSEDSAELLAEWMKGDAVANALLRKSLPTGWSIADKTGAGGNGSRSIIAVVYPPAKSPWIVSIYIAETKATMAERNESIARLGQVLFPVMQ, encoded by the coding sequence GTGAATCGAATTTTTCACGCGGGTCTCGTGGCGGTGGCGGTGTGTCTCGTTCTGCTGCGGGTGAATGCGTATGCCTTTGATTCCGGCACGCTGCGTGATGCAGTCATGATGGAAGAAAAGCGCCTTGGTGCGCGGATAGGCGTTGCTGTACTTGATACAAGCGACGGTTCCGGCTTCGAGTACAAAGGCAGCGAGCGTTTCCCCATCAACAGCACCCACAAGGCATTTCTTTGCGGGGCCTTGTTGCAGCAGGTGGATAGCCGTATTCTGTCCCTTGCCGATACCGCCGTGATTCATGAAGGCGACCTCGTGACCTATTCGCCGGTTACAGAAAAATATCTGGCCCCCAGGGCGATTGCCTACAGCGAGCTGTGTAAGGCGGCAGTGAGTTACAGCGACAATACCGCTGCCAATGTGGTTGTTGACAGAATAGGCGGGGTGGCGGCTTTTAATCGCTTCATGCAGTCGCTTGGCGATAGTGTGACCCGTATGGACCGGAAGGAACCGGAGATTAATGAGGGTATTCCCGGAGATCTGCGGGATACCACCACGCCTTCGGCAGCGGCTGCAAGTTTGCACGCCATGCTCTTCGGAAAGGTTCTGTCGGAGGATTCTGCAGAGCTTCTTGCGGAGTGGATGAAGGGAGACGCCGTTGCAAATGCGCTGTTGCGCAAGTCGCTGCCAACCGGTTGGAGCATTGCCGACAAGACCGGCGCGGGAGGCAACGGTTCCCGTTCCATCATCGCGGTGGTATATCCCCCCGCGAAATCCCCTTGGATTGTATCCATCTATATTGCCGAAACAAAGGCAACCATGGCCGAACGCAATGAATCCATCGCACGGCTGGGGCAGGTGCTGTTTCCTGTGATGCAGTAG
- a CDS encoding glutamine synthetase III family protein has protein sequence MSGSQARLNATTAVNNFRATNKPLNFMDEKPTDLFGCNVFNDKVMKERLPKNVYKSLKRTIDMGDKMDPSIADTVASAMKDWAVSKGATHYTHVFYPLTGLTAEKHDGFLVPDGKGGALAEFSGKLLIQGEPDASSFPSGGLRTTFEARGYTCWDVTNPAYILENPNGTTLCIPTAFVSWTGEALDKKTPLLRSQQALNKQAQRVLKFFGKASDERVVSFCGPEQEYFLVDRNFVLNRPDLQICGRTLFGAPSAKGQEMEDHYFGAIPPRVLSFMMEVERELYKLGVPVKTRHNEVAPGQFEIAPIFETSNLATDHNQMVMTTLKEVALRYGMVCLLHEKPFAGINGSGKHVNYSVGNATLGSLFDPGDTPHENMQFLVFCAAAIRAVHKYGALLRATVASASNDHRLGANEAPPAIMSVYLGEQLTDIFEQLKKGGAKSSKTKGDLRVGVDTLPPLPMDAGDRNRTSPFAFTGNRFEFRAVGSNMSIAGPQVALNSMLSESLDYIATSLENCVKPDLSNLNECVSKLLQDIVKKHEAVVFNGDGYSEAWHKEAVEKHGLENLRTTPEALPVLARKEVKDLFVKYEVFTERELDSRQNIYLEQYVKTVMTEAQLVIRMARTMIFPGAVRYQNELAETCANLRAIGKDCVMTSLDDLTAKLRGLQKAANDLEELLGQHFDDLQAEATFLCEKVLPKMLEVRSFADALEVVVADDLWNLPTYQEMLFIK, from the coding sequence ATGAGCGGATCCCAGGCTCGGCTGAACGCCACCACTGCCGTCAACAACTTCAGGGCTACCAACAAGCCCTTGAACTTCATGGATGAGAAGCCTACCGATCTCTTCGGTTGTAACGTCTTCAATGACAAGGTCATGAAGGAACGTCTGCCCAAGAACGTGTACAAGTCTCTGAAGCGTACCATCGACATGGGCGACAAGATGGACCCCTCCATTGCCGATACCGTTGCCAGCGCCATGAAGGACTGGGCGGTTTCCAAGGGTGCCACTCACTACACCCACGTATTTTACCCCCTGACCGGCCTGACCGCAGAGAAGCATGACGGCTTCCTCGTTCCCGACGGCAAGGGCGGCGCTCTTGCGGAGTTTTCCGGCAAGCTGCTGATTCAGGGCGAGCCTGACGCATCCAGCTTCCCCAGCGGCGGCCTGCGCACCACCTTTGAAGCCCGCGGCTACACCTGCTGGGATGTGACCAACCCCGCCTACATTCTTGAAAACCCCAACGGCACCACCCTGTGCATTCCCACCGCGTTCGTTTCCTGGACCGGCGAAGCACTGGACAAGAAGACCCCTCTGCTGCGTTCGCAGCAGGCCCTGAACAAGCAGGCCCAGCGCGTGCTCAAGTTCTTCGGCAAGGCTTCTGATGAGCGCGTTGTTTCCTTCTGCGGACCCGAGCAGGAATACTTCCTCGTCGACCGCAACTTCGTTCTGAACCGTCCCGACCTGCAGATCTGCGGCCGCACCCTGTTCGGTGCCCCTTCTGCCAAGGGGCAGGAGATGGAAGACCACTACTTCGGCGCCATTCCGCCCCGCGTTCTTTCCTTCATGATGGAAGTTGAGCGCGAACTCTACAAGCTTGGCGTGCCTGTGAAGACCCGCCATAACGAAGTGGCTCCCGGTCAGTTCGAAATCGCCCCCATTTTTGAAACGTCCAACCTTGCCACCGACCACAACCAGATGGTGATGACCACCCTCAAGGAAGTGGCTCTGCGTTACGGCATGGTTTGTCTGCTGCACGAAAAGCCCTTTGCCGGCATCAACGGCTCCGGCAAGCACGTGAACTACTCCGTGGGTAACGCCACCCTCGGCAGCCTGTTCGATCCCGGCGACACCCCGCACGAGAACATGCAGTTCCTCGTGTTCTGCGCTGCCGCCATCCGTGCTGTGCACAAGTACGGCGCACTGCTGCGTGCAACCGTTGCTTCCGCAAGCAACGACCACCGTCTGGGTGCCAACGAAGCTCCGCCCGCCATCATGTCCGTGTACCTTGGCGAACAGCTGACGGACATCTTTGAACAGCTCAAGAAAGGCGGTGCCAAGTCCTCCAAGACCAAGGGCGACCTGCGCGTGGGTGTAGACACCCTGCCGCCTCTGCCCATGGACGCCGGCGACCGTAACCGTACCAGCCCCTTTGCCTTCACCGGCAACCGCTTCGAATTCCGCGCCGTGGGCTCCAACATGTCCATTGCCGGTCCTCAGGTAGCGCTGAACTCCATGCTCTCCGAGTCGCTGGACTACATCGCAACGTCTCTTGAGAATTGCGTAAAGCCCGACCTCTCCAACCTGAACGAGTGTGTGAGCAAGCTGCTGCAGGATATCGTGAAGAAGCACGAAGCTGTTGTCTTCAACGGCGACGGCTACTCCGAAGCATGGCACAAGGAAGCAGTGGAAAAGCACGGCCTCGAAAACCTGCGCACCACCCCTGAAGCCCTGCCCGTGCTGGCCCGCAAGGAAGTGAAGGACCTGTTCGTCAAGTACGAAGTGTTCACCGAGCGCGAGCTGGACAGCCGCCAGAACATCTACCTTGAGCAGTATGTAAAGACCGTCATGACCGAAGCGCAGCTGGTTATCCGCATGGCCCGCACCATGATCTTCCCCGGTGCTGTGCGCTACCAGAATGAACTGGCCGAAACCTGCGCCAACCTGCGCGCCATCGGCAAGGACTGCGTCATGACTTCTCTGGACGACCTTACCGCCAAGCTGCGCGGTCTGCAGAAGGCTGCCAACGATCTGGAAGAACTGCTCGGACAGCACTTTGACGACCTGCAGGCCGAAGCCACCTTCCTGTGCGAAAAGGTTCTGCCCAAGATGCTGGAAGTACGTTCCTTCGCAGACGCTCTTGAAGTTGTGGTTGCAGACGACCTGTGGAATCTGCCCACCTATCAGGAAATGCTCTTCATCAAGTAG